CTTTTAATCTAATGTAAAGTTCCGGGGCAAATGGCGATGAAACACTCACAATATGCGAACTCGCCCTTGTTGCTCTTTTGCTGAAAAGCTTTATTCCTCTGATTTCTTCTACTCGATTACAAAAATGAGCAGCGAGACCAACATTATGGGTTTCGATAGCCTCCTTACCAAAATCGAGCATCATGGACACGGAAGCATCCATGCTCCAAAGCGATTGATATGGCAATGAACCTACTTCATATTTTCGCGCGGTTTTACCTATCGGCATATTATGTCTAAGCATGTCCAGAAAATCTTCCTCGATAAGAAAATGGGCAAGCCAACCATCGTAGGCCTGCACTATAAGCCGCATCGCACGTGGAGAAACATATAAAAATCCTGTGCCATAAGGTGAAAGCATATGTTTTTGTCCACCGGAAGCAAAGGCATCGATCCCGCTTCTTATAACATCTATTTTCAGTGCTCCAGCACTTTGAATACCATCGACGAAAAGAAAGACATCATGCTTTCGACACACTTTTGATATGGCTTCTAAATCGGTTCGATAACCATCGGAAAACTGCACCGAGCTTATCGCTAATAGTCGCGTTTGTTCGTTTATTGCCATTTCGACCATTTCCGGTGTTATCTCTCCGGAATCCATGTCGAGCCAATCGATCTCGACGCCTAACCTTTTACAGCTGGACCATGGGTAGGTATTCGCAGGAAATTCCAGATTCCCGAGAAGTATTCGGTCGCCGGTTTTCCATGGAAAACCGGAAGAGATAATATTTATCCCCACACTTGTATTAGGAACAAGGCAGACAGTTCCAGATTCTCCTCCGATAAGCCTTTCAAGATTCGCTCTAAGCCTATCTATCATAATGAAAGTTTCGGCATCGTGGGCAAGATCCGTGTTGCGGTATCTTTGAAGGAAATCCTCCATTCGTTTTATACTTCGCTCCGGTATTATACCGATTGAAGCGGAGTTGAAATATAGGAATCTTTCTGTAAGAGGAAATTCCTGCTTAAGTTTTTGTTCTGTGAAAAGTTCTGTCATTAAAATGCCCCAACACAAAGAGGTCTTATGTCATCGCCCGGGGAACTGGTAATTCTCTCAGGCCCGCCTCCTTCATCGAACGAAATACCATAAATTTCTCTATCGCCATCTCGATAGCTCACCCAAAATATCCAGCTTCCATCTGGTGACCAACAAGGGCAGATATCCTCCGATGGATGCGGTGCGATCAATTTGAAATTATCACCATCAGAGCCGATTACTGCGATCTCCCATTGCCCATTCACAAAGGCTTGACATGCGATATACACGCCATTGGGCGACACCTCCGGATTCTCGACGGAATACTCATTACCCGACATGTTCTCAGGAAAAAGGATAGGCGAATCCACATTCGATTTTGCAATATATCGCCTATCAGAACCGGAGATAATATAATACAGCGATGCGCCATCAGCAGACCATTGCGGCGAATAGGCATCGAAGCCCTCTGGCGAAATAATTGATACAGACTCAGGAAAATCAGGATTGAAAAGTGCAACCGAGAGTTTGCCATAATAGTCGGTTTTGACAAATACGATTTTCGTCCCATCCGGTGACCATCGATGTGAATCGTCATTGCCTTCATGATTTGTCATGCGAACAAGTTCACCACCATTCGAGGATATAAGCGCCAATTCACTGTCGTATTGTGTAAAACCCCATCGCTTTGTAACAAAACAAACACTCGAACCGTCCGGTGAAATTTCCGGATAACCATCGAATTGGGTGTGCTCGGTGAGCTTTTGCATTGAAGAACCATCGAGGCTAACTCTATACACATTCCAACAGTTATATTCCTTTCCACTAAAGTAAACCCAGCCTCTTCTCGCCGAGATGCCCCATCTACCAGCACCTTCGGGAAGTTCACTCAGTTTAAATACTTCACCATCGGGAAGTTCCACACCCCATAAATTAGGTGAACCATCGCGATAAGATACCCATACAAGAGTGCATTCGGGGCCGACTCCCGGCCCCTCGAATTCATCGCTACAAGAAAGGAAAACCGATCCTGCCAAAATAACAAATATGAAGCAGTATTTAAACATTGTTACTAAAATAATCCCGCGTCCTCGACATGTCAAGGACGAGAAATACTCGCTCGATCTCGCTTAGCACTTCTTATTGCTAATCAATCATCATTTAAAACTTAATTTCTCCGGGGGCGTCGTGATTTCTTAGGCGCGGCAAACAAGCTTTCCGCCGACCTAAGAAATCTCCTGAAGACCGGATAAACACCAGTTTTGTTTTCGATACAATCCCATTCCGGCCTTAAGGCAACTACTCGCTTCCGAGAAGCGCGTAGCCTCGACGCCCCCGAATTAGTGATTAATAGAAAATAGCTTTATGAACAAAACGCCTTGATTCTATCCCAGACACTATTTTTAGAGGGGCTAAATAACCTTAAGGTCGTCCATGTTATTGGAAGGTAGAGATTTATACCTTCTTGGCGTGATGTCATTTTAATAAAATGGTCAACCACCAAATGTGTTCGGCCTAGAAACTCTGGTGGTTCGTCCAGGGAGTTTGACATCTTATCCCAGTGGGTCATGTATATATCCTTGGCTCCAGTATCTATTACTGCTTTTTTAAAAAGCCTCTCGCGATATTCTTCGGAGCGCAGAGCAAGCCCACCGATACAGATAGATATAGCATCGGCTTTTAAGAGGGCGGGATTCGAATCTATGCCGCTACTACATACAAGAAGTGTTCCATGGTGATGTTCAATGAGTATCTTATACGAACCACCCTCCCTAAACCGTGCAATTCTAACTGGAGGAGATAAGGCCTCATCGACCTCTTTTTTATAATTCATCAAGGGTTTAACAATATTTGGAAAAGGCAGGTGCTCGCTTTTATAAAACGTTACTTTAAAGTCGCCGATCTCGATAGAGGTTCCATCCGCTATCTCTCGAAGCATATCTTCTTTGACACCTCCGCCTCTACCAATAAGAACCGCTGAATGTGAACCATATAGCACCGCACCGGTTTGCTTGGTAACCTCAGGAGCGTCGAGAGCATGATCAATATGCGTATGGGTAAGCAAAACCGCGTCGAGACGGTTCACTCCGAGTTTATCCAGTGTATTCCTTATCACAAGAGGATTCGGTGCGACGCTTTTTATAAAATACTGCGGGCTTAATATCCCCCCCGGTCGCGTGAAATTTGGATCAATCATTATAGAAGTGTTTTTATCTCGAATGAGCAGGCTGTTTGTTCCTATATACGAGAAAAACACTCCTTCCCCGTCATATTTACATTGTTCAGGAAAATATTTATTGTATTTTTGTACGTTTGGTAATAACTTCATTTGTCACTCTTGTAAGAAATATCAATCTCCATGTTATTTTAAAGAAATCCCCTCGGCTTTCCAACTTTAATATATAGCTAAAGATCGCTTTTTATATATCTCTGGTGCACTAAAGAGATTTTTGCCAATACAATAGGAAAATCGAGACGATTTTATTTCAGATACACGACTCGTTTCGCCGCCGTCTGGCCGCCATCGAAGCGCGCCCGCACGAGATAGATGCCGGAACCGATTGCGGGGGCGGGTTGCCAGACGAATTCGCCGCCTCCGTCATTGCGAGCCTGAAAGGCGTGGCAATCTGTATCTATAAACGGAGAGATTGCCGCGTCGGGCGTTGCCCTCCTCGCAATGACGTCTATCCGTCGCCCAGAAAGATCGAAAACCTCCGCGCTTATGGGCGCGAAACCCTTTTCGATATTTGCATCGACCGAGATCAGCACAGCCGAATTAAATGGATTCGGCGATACAGAGATTATCATCTCCTTCGGCCTTTTGGCAACGTCCTCGATACCTGTCGAACTTAAGCGAAAAAACCAACAACTGTCCAAGATATTTGGCCCACAAACCGAAAGACTCATCAAATCTGCCGCTCGAATACAGACATCGACAGTGTCGCCATCATGGAACACGCCCATCGGATTACAGGTGAAATTTGGCGCGGAATATGACAAATAAGCGCTAGCCGTGCTGTAGGAAATGCCATTGACTATCACTTTGAAGCTGTCGGTGGCAAACCCAGCATAACCGATATCGTCAATAGTTCCGCAAATTATTACTGAATCAGGATGCTCCCAATCGCCAGCATAACCCTCGGTCAGTGCAGCCGATGGCGCGAAATTATCCAATCTGAATCGTGTCGTTATACCCAAACCAACCGCGA
The sequence above is drawn from the bacterium genome and encodes:
- a CDS encoding aminotransferase class V-fold PLP-dependent enzyme; translation: MTELFTEQKLKQEFPLTERFLYFNSASIGIIPERSIKRMEDFLQRYRNTDLAHDAETFIMIDRLRANLERLIGGESGTVCLVPNTSVGINIISSGFPWKTGDRILLGNLEFPANTYPWSSCKRLGVEIDWLDMDSGEITPEMVEMAINEQTRLLAISSVQFSDGYRTDLEAISKVCRKHDVFLFVDGIQSAGALKIDVIRSGIDAFASGGQKHMLSPYGTGFLYVSPRAMRLIVQAYDGWLAHFLIEEDFLDMLRHNMPIGKTARKYEVGSLPYQSLWSMDASVSMMLDFGKEAIETHNVGLAAHFCNRVEEIRGIKLFSKRATRASSHIVSVSSPFAPELYIRLKARGIICSLREERLRWAFHIYNTIFQIDRAVDIIKEEIEAIEKGE
- a CDS encoding PD40 domain-containing protein, translated to MFKYCFIFVILAGSVFLSCSDEFEGPGVGPECTLVWVSYRDGSPNLWGVELPDGEVFKLSELPEGAGRWGISARRGWVYFSGKEYNCWNVYRVSLDGSSMQKLTEHTQFDGYPEISPDGSSVCFVTKRWGFTQYDSELALISSNGGELVRMTNHEGNDDSHRWSPDGTKIVFVKTDYYGKLSVALFNPDFPESVSIISPEGFDAYSPQWSADGASLYYIISGSDRRYIAKSNVDSPILFPENMSGNEYSVENPEVSPNGVYIACQAFVNGQWEIAVIGSDGDNFKLIAPHPSEDICPCWSPDGSWIFWVSYRDGDREIYGISFDEGGGPERITSSPGDDIRPLCVGAF
- a CDS encoding MBL fold metallo-hydrolase translates to MFFSYIGTNSLLIRDKNTSIMIDPNFTRPGGILSPQYFIKSVAPNPLVIRNTLDKLGVNRLDAVLLTHTHIDHALDAPEVTKQTGAVLYGSHSAVLIGRGGGVKEDMLREIADGTSIEIGDFKVTFYKSEHLPFPNIVKPLMNYKKEVDEALSPPVRIARFREGGSYKILIEHHHGTLLVCSSGIDSNPALLKADAISICIGGLALRSEEYRERLFKKAVIDTGAKDIYMTHWDKMSNSLDEPPEFLGRTHLVVDHFIKMTSRQEGINLYLPITWTTLRLFSPSKNSVWDRIKAFCS